The following nucleotide sequence is from Sparus aurata chromosome 22, fSpaAur1.1, whole genome shotgun sequence.
ATTAAAATACTCATTAGTTGCAGCTTGATGAGATAAAAGCAAGAAGTCCAGACATTGTGTTTCCAGTCTCTTACATTAGCCCTTCTCAGTCTTGcagcacagaaaaaaatgaatttggtGAATTTGTAGGACGTAAACAGACATTCGAGAAGGTCaccttgggctctgggaaactatgaaagacatttttcacagttttctgacACGGATGAAGTGATGCAAACACTGCTTTGATGGGTGAAAGGGAAGTATCAGACACAAgcaaggaaaaaaaggagaagattttaaaaacaaaaatgcgcATTTGTTTAAAAACTTTTTGCAAACGTCACAAAGACTTCTCGATGTGGTCTCCATATGCAGCTGAAAACAACACTGATCCAGATTCACTAAATGTTTGCACGTGGAGGAGCAAGAACACATGaccaaaatgagaaaatggGAGTGGAACCAATGAATAAAAGCTGTCGCGTACTTGTGTCTGGTTCTCTGTGTTAAACAAAAGACACCAGCAGCCACAAAATACTCTCGCGCACTTACATTTGACATTGAAATGTAATGTCAGGAGTTTTCTACGCTGCAATTACTGTTCAAGGCACATCACCGTCACCATCGAGTCAGGGAGAAGGGTGAGAGGGTTTTTCTGTCTCGGAAACTCAAGACAGAACCAGTGCTGAGATGGAGGGCTTTCATCTTTCAAGGATTAGTCCTCCGACTAAAATTACAGTGCCTGAAATTTGCCGTTAAAAGGGCCTGATTGATCGCTCGGTGCTGTTTTCAAGGGCCACAAATTAACCGAGAAAACCTGATGTGACTTCAATAAAAAGTAGAAAAGTAAGTGAAGTGCCATAAAATCAGAGGATCGGCCTTGCAATGCAGCCTTAGTGAATCTGGACCTGAGTTTACAGAGTATCAAGTAACTTTAAAGTCGGTGGTTACTGCAATTCTGGAAGTAAGAGGTACAAGCAAAGTTTTACACCCTGAACTTAGGCTTAAAGGAACAGGTACGGCAGAAATAAAATGTAGTTATTATCTACTCatcccatgctgatggaaagtcaggggagGGGCGAAGTTTTCGCAGTCcacaagacatttctggagctctacagcaaaacaaaacattaaaaacccCAGCAGCGCTGAGTCCTAAATGCCGGTGGAAAGTTGGTGGAGTtgtgtagtccacaaaacatttctgaacgCTCCACAGAAAAAATTTACGAACAAAAGAACCAAAGCGCAAAATAAACAcgtaaaaaatgacaaaattttAATCGGAGCCTCCAGACACAGTGAGTCCTAAAAGTAACGTCCTTTCCAATTATTTTGGCATCCCGGGGCTTTCAGAGACTTTGATTCCACCGGATGACCTGAATGGAACCACTTTTCTATTGTTTTGCTTCTCGGCATTTTTAACTTGTTTGTtgaggagaacgctgcaacgcAAAACTATTTAAAGGACCACGAAACTTCATCAAACTCCCCATCTGCATGAGGATGAATGGATaacgactgaattttcatttcctAGTTcctttaaccaaaaaaaaaaaaaaaaaaaaagacaaccatATGAACTGGCAACAGACCCGCTTCACAAGGTGCATAGACCCAAATGCATATTATACAAAACAACTTTGACAAACTGAACTGTGGCTTACAGAgcaaactgcattttttttttttactccaacCAGAGTCATCATGTGTTGGCAGGCTACATGGAGCTGTTGCTTTTGGTCTAACTGCAACACGAGAAGGATTTAAAGGATGCAGATTCAACCTGACATAGTCAAAAGCAAAATGATTTTGCAGGTAACACTTAAATGCTGCGTTTGTCTCCGTGGTATGGCATCAGTCATTGTCTGTTTGAGTTAGTAGATTATGCTGGGGGGTTGTATTTTTCTAGCAGAGGGTGGCACACGATGACACACGGGCTGGTACAAGTGCATGTTTGGATATACTGTAGCGTGTATAACCAGTAGTCTGTAAGGTTAGGCTAGGCAGCTCGTTCATGTGTTGTGGTACTGGACTCCAGTGCTGTACAGTAGGAGGTGCATGCATCCGGAAGGAAAATGCATGCATGCTGGGAGGGGAGCCGCCGCTCCGGGTTTTGGCTCAGACATTTGACCTCATAATCCGTCTTCTGTTCGCTCTGCTACCTCCCCTTTCACGTTTGTGCGTTCACGTGAAAAGCTCAGTCCTCCTGCCTCCTTTTGAAAACCTCATTTTACCTTTGCACTTGGCATCAAGAGCGTATTTCAAAGGATGAACGTTAGAGGGTAGCAATGCAACATTTAGCTGAATGGTGAAACCAGactgaaggaggagggagaggatacaaaaaaaaaaagaagaaagaaaggtcCTCCTCACCCACATcgtcaggctgctgctgctggcgtCTGATGATGTGGACATGTGGCTTCCAGTTCCATACTggagttattattttttttttttaccaaaaaacCCTTGTTGgttttctttccaaaacaagttaaaaagggaaatgtaaaaaaaaaaaaaaatattggtgACCAGTGGAATCCAAAATGGAGGCGActgggaggagaaaaaaaacatgtaaaaaaaaaaaaggtaagtcCAGTCCTGGTCTGGATAGTGgatcaataaaaaaaggaacacctttccatgtttttttttttttttttgttgccctCAGATCAGCCAGTTTTCCTGCCCAGTGTCACATCCTTACTGGTTGTAATGGGATGACAAGAACAGATTAGCAAGGAGTCCAGGCAAGCCGAGCCCTGGATGACCAAACTGCTAGCAAAAGCACATCTAGCCCAGGCTAGGCTAACGGGAACTGAAGTTCTCAGTGAGAAATCGTAGTGTTTTAGTTGAATTTGCATGAACACTCCTCCATAACTTGAGTTCCATGGAGGGGACCACCTTAcaggcatttttttcttttttttttttcttccagcgGGTAGATCAGGTAGTCTGAGAGGTCAGGGTTGAGGTGTGGGCCTGGGCCGGCTGGTAGCTTTGGGCTGGTTGATCTCTGTCTTGCTGGCTGCAGTGGATTTTGGCTGGGTCATATTAGGGGCTCGAAAggctggagagggagaaaagtgGAGGTCAAACTGAGATAACCAGATACAGTTGCTGTTGTGACAAGAAGAGGCTGGCAGTGATTAGAAACGGGTCATTCCATGCCAATTAACACAGAATAAAGAACTTTTGCCACTTCATGCCAAGAATTTTCTCGAAAAAACGACACAATAAAAGCTACTATTCGTAGAGCTTTTCTCAAAATACTTCCTTTAGTTGTGAATTTTTTAAGTTTTGCCCTTTTATAATTGTTGTGATTCTCTGTATGTGTATTCTTAACCTCACCATTTGCTTATTTTTCCACTGGATTAGGTTGAAATTACAATTAGAGCTggtcttaaaggtgcactatgtagttttgggtaAGAAATGTTAAATCATTAGGAGAATTTGTTACTTTTTCTTGACAGtataaaccaaataaacaacctgttctggggaccttattccagtctgaggacagcttgtttattaaggAAGATACTCTTCAAGTAAagaattctgagtttgtatcatttacttaaataaaaaaagaagaagtttgaattcattttccaaaactacatagtgcaccttccCATGTGGGTCCTATGGACTAATAAAATAACATGCACAGTATCTAACCTACCTGCTTTCACTAGTTGGGGCTCATCCACTCCGTCACTTCCCTGTGGGAGGATAGGAGGGTAACCACGTTACTTCCATATAATAAAAAGTTACAATTGGTTTAAACTGAATTTCTCCTGTTACTATCTTTATACCTGGTTGGTAAAAACCATTATTATCAAAACAGGATATCTGTCAGTTTCTGAAAGCTTAGACCAGAAACATTATGATCCAATTATCAAAAGGCACAGATGGTCTGTTGCATTTAGTTGCAAATTAAAACAACccactacttttttttaacaagatgtgAACATGCTGCAAGGTTGTGGAAGTATCGATACTTCAATAATTTTTCGATACCACGTATTCAAAAAGATACAAATTTCCATTTTTCAAAAAGGTACAGGAGCTCAAATGTATAGATATATCCTCAGTTCTTTTTCCTTCTAACTCAACTCATTTGTATTTTCTGCATGCTTATAGATCGTTTATCGATTATTGTAATGGTGCAGTGGCTTCATGTGGGATGGGATTTTATCGTTTCGTACAACCTGAAAAAACAATCAAGATACTTTCaaccaaaaaaatctaaactatctaaaataaaacaaaaaatgtcaataattgTTATGTATCCACACTGTGTaaataggaaaataaataaaataaacgttTCTGTGTCGAggcattccccccccccccccccccccccccccccgtggtATCGAGAGGGGTATTAAGTATCGTTTATATACCAGAACTGTATTAAAGTTTGAAATTCTGGTATTTTGACAACCTTAACATGCTGTGCAAAGAACTGAATTTTGAACCAAAAtcttctaataatataaatatataaaataaccGCTTCATTTGAATGACTACTTCAGTTTTCTGAAAGATTTTCCCGTCTCTCACAGGACAATGATCTAGTATCAGACACAGGTACACACAACAGTACAATATTAAACATTGAAGCTACGGTTAATTAAATCAGCCATGCTTATTTTCTGACGGCATTTCATGCACAATGGTACAGTGACTTAATTCAACACTGATGGCAAAGCGTATGGACAGCATCAAACAACATGCAGGTTCAAGACGACTTGAGTGACATGATGAGTGTTGCTGTAAGAATGCATGGCGGTGATTACTGGACAGCGTGGGCGGTTTGATATGGATGAGTAAAGCAGCAGTGATGAGCCAGGCAGGCAGCTGATAAGCATGGACGAGCTATAGGGAAGGATGAAGACGACTTCTCACACGAGACAAAACGGACTGAACGGACGACGTGACACATAAATCATACGAGGCGGCTCTTACGAGTCATTTCGACTCTGGTAAGGTTTCTCCGGGGTTTTCTTCCCCGGCCGGACTGGTCGGCGACTGAGGCTCGGCTGGAGGCATGGGCATTGGCATTGGCAGAGGGATGGGCTGACTCTGGCCTTCTGGGCTTTCTGGACCCACATTAGATGTGGGCTGGCCTATGATTACTGTGAAACCTGTTGGTTTGGAGCATGAAAACATGACATCCTGCAGCTCGAGAGCATGTTCAGTAAAATCACTGGTGCACTAACAGCACTGAGAAAATGTACTGCTCTTTCTAGATACAAGAGATACAGATGGACCAAAAGCTAACAATCACTTTGGCTGTTGGATTTACTTATAATGTTTGTCTTTCATAACTAAAGTCTTCCTTCATGCACAAAAGGAGTCCACAGTGGTGTCCTTTTTTACCTGAGCTGTAGAAACACTGGGGAGATTAAGGACTGAAAAATGTAGCTTTTCGTGTTTCTCCTCACACTGTATTTTGGTCAGTTTATTCTTTTGTAAGAATGACGtcaaatgtacaaagttattaGCAGTTAAAGTTGTTAGCAGAGCCTAAACCCTAACTAAACGAAACACCCTCTCACCTCCATCCTGCTCGGCTTTGATTTGGGCCTCCAGGTCTTCAGGGTCGACGTACTGGTAGTGTTCATCATCGTCGGGTGGTTTACATTTCCCACAgcagaaacaacagcagcagcagcagcagcagcaggtgaacaaCGTGCAGCACAGTACCAGaccctgcaggaaaaaaaaaacagaaacaattttCAGCCTTTACAATGAACTGTGTTCACAACCAAATTATGAACATGTAGTTTTGCACAGTTAATTGTCTGGACATGTTGAGGACTTGTGGATGTGTGAGAGTCATCAGGAAAAGGTGGAAGGTTCTTTATGATTTATTACAATGTGTGATCAGAGACAGCTCTTTTGTGTGCAGATGACACACATGAAGACAGAACCACCCTACAGGTGAAATATAGAACGCTATAAACTAGGCGTGTCACAGTACAAGTCCTATAAAAGATAATATTCAGACTGCAGCAGATTGCAATCCCATGCAAAGGTGTTGCCGTCATTGTGTTTACCACACCAGTGAGGAGTCCTACCGGAGGACGCCTAAAAGATATCCGTCCAGTTGCAATACATTTTATGGAAATTAATCACCCAGTCTCTTCCCTGAAATCTATGGGAATTGAGGAAGTTGTTTTCCatcaaagagagagggagggatttGGAGAAGTTCTTCCCTATGCTTACATATTTGTACACAGTGTGTAAATTACCAAATTGTTCAAAAAGTTTAACAATTAGTCCAGTGGATCGTGTCAGCTGGCGGCAACAGCATGGGCTGCAACTTAATGCTTTTGGCAACTGACTGTGATTTTGAAGACTTAGTCCACATATAGAATGTTATTTTTggaaactaactaactaactaaataaatatcaaaaatcTCAATCCAGGCGAGCGTTTTAGCACCGTTTTAGAAATAATGTCATACCTCACGGTCATTCATGCACACTGGGAGAAGTGCATGCTGTTGTGAATGCGAAGCAGACGGTTAACTGTAGTCGCTTGCCAGGTTACAGAAAGTACTATGAAGAAAGCAGTGAAACTTGACTGCTCTTTACAGAATCTTCTTGGATAATGCTGTTGAGTCAGCAGAACACTGTAAGCAGCTGTTTTGGTCTCTCTTTTCAAATATTCCACTATCATAACATGAAAATCCAACGTCATATCTGCCAAAGATTCCCCAAACCCAGATAATGTGAAACCTAAAACGCTGTTTACGCGTGGACAAAAgattaaaatgatcattttaagAAACACCTGTGGATCGGGGCCTTTGTGTCTAACAGCATTACAGGACAGGACCCCTACAGAAATGTACCGTTTTGTtaaagggaaataaataaatcttttttgttttacagaaacaGACGCCGTTTCTTTCACCAAATCCAGACTCCATTTACAGAAACAGTAATTCTATCCTTTTAAAACACCATTCATACTCTTCACACATTCCATCTGTAACCATGAACACAGAGTACAACATTAACTTTTTAGATCattcacaaaacaaaagacgcTTATCCATCTTCATCTGTGGGAAAATATCTTGGcaatacattttgtaaaaattGTGGTTTTTGAAGAAACATGACATGATTGTGAAGATATACTGTGCATGGTGTACTGATCACAAGACAGATCAATGGGTTGTATACAGTATGAGAGCGGAAACAGCCTCAGGCACCACACTGATGAAGccaagaaaacaagaaatgtgtggtggaaaaaaaacatggtggGGTGCTGGAGAAaagttgtgtgaagtgtttttgtACATGAACTTTAAAAGAGACAGCCAACATTTTCTACTGTACAACTGATTAATATTACACTAGCAGTGCACAAATAGAAAAATCCTCAACAAAAGGACTTTACTGAAAGAAGACCTCACAACAGTGAAATGAAGCACAaacattactttttaaaatccaTCTAAACTGACAGCACCCACCTTAAACCACCATTTGGACATGAGGAAGTAATATTTGACGCTCTCCTCTCCGAACTGTTCGGAGACGTAAAGGCCCATGGAGCCATACTCGTCGTAGATCTTCCTCTTGGTCTCATCATTTAAAATAGAGTTGGCGTTGTTAATCTCCTTAAACTTCTCTGCAGCCTCAGGGTTGTCTGGGTTCTTATCTGGGTGGTACTTCAATGCTAGTTTCCTGACAGGAGAGAAGAGCACACAGGAAATCAAATCTAACGATGTGATGCAGAGGGGCATGTGGAAAAAGATCAAGTGATGAAGGAAAAGATTGGGTAATTTTTTCTGTCTATTAAAAAGAGAGTGTCAGAGTTCACCAGATTCAGACTCAGGATGTCAAGTTTATACGGTTTATATGGACAACTATATAACACTTTATCAGTTCTAGCTCTCATGACAAGAAGTTAATGTTGAACTGAAACAACTGGTTGAGTAATCTATTAGCTGACTGACCgaatttaaacatttcagtAACAGTCAGTCATGAATGTAAGTACTGTAATACGGTacaatttgaggtacttgtactacagtgttttaattttctgctgctttatacttccactccactacattctggaggcaaatattgcacattttacTCCACTAAACTTTTTTGATAactggttactttgcagattgcatgctgttTCAGAGCAgagcaacacatttttcaaatgtgtttattttaatcgGCCAACGGTTAAAAATATAACAGAGATTCCGATTAGCGAAATGCTTAACAGGTTTTAGACTGATATTTGGATGAAATGAGCAATTTGTTGACATCGCCTTTGGGAAATTCTTATGCATTTTCCTAAAGTAATGGATCACTTGTTTGCTCTAGAATATTGTAGAAAACATAACAGATATTTAGAAATGCATTaagaaacattttacatgacatttaaaaagacaattagAAAGTAGTAAGTTAAAGAGTCGTGTATCTAGCTGATAGGAAAGCCACAGTAAACAGTAGTGTTTTAAGGCCTGATTCAAATGAGCAGACAGTTTTGGCAGCCCCCGGGAAGCTTGTTTCACAGGTGGCGAGCAGAGAAATGACAAGCTGTTCCACCTTCTTGATTTTGATCCAGGAAACATCGAGTAAACCTGTCACAGATGACGTGAGGAGTTCGAAGCTTCGTGACATACAAGTTAAACAAAGATGTATTCAGGCCTGAGACCAATTTAGAGTTTTATAGGTCAGTAGTAAGATTGGAAGCCAGTGCAGTGATTTAAGGACTGATGTAATGTGCTCCGCCTTCTTAAAGGTACTGAGGACTCTGGTAGCAGCTTTTTGTTCAAGCTGTAGCTGTctgattattctttttttactgAGGCCAGTAAACACACAATTACATAAATCTAACCTGCTGAAAATAAATGCATGATaaggtgactttcactttaagTGATATTTTAACATGAAATCTGCTTTTACTTAAGTTTGCCTTTTGGTTTGTGTTTACAACACTGAATTAGAGCTAAAacgtcaaaataaaaaatgactatGATTCCCTCCTTCCTTGCAATCGGAAAAGTTTTTAGACTGATATTTGGATGAAATGAGAGCTTTGATGACATCACCTTTGGGATGTATTGATGTTTTTTACAATATTCTAGAGCAAACAAGTGATCCATTTCTTTAGGAAATAACGGATGGGGGAACATTAGGAAACGGGAACATTTTGTAGTTCCAGCTTCTCAGCTTTGTTGCCTTTCAATTATTTCCAGTATACATCAATCCAGCGATTATTTCCACAATGTTTTAGTCCATAAGATATCCCCAAATTGCTTCTTCCATCCAAACAACCAACAGTCCAGAACCAATAGACTTTTTCATACAGACTATTAATCttctttcaatcgaataatcgattagttgactaatcgattaatcattgcagctctattGTAAAAATATAACAGCATTATGTTTTCGAGTGTTGGTCAAACATGTCAGTTTGGATTATGAGAAAACTGGATGACTTTATAAACTGTTATTATTGATATCCAGATTGAAATGCTATCTACTTCGATAAGTtaattgaaataataaataatggaaataatcaaTAGTTGCTTGTTAGCAtctgcttttaaaacaaattgtCTCCACATGCACAAACGGAAATATGCTCTTTGGCAACATGAGTGGTGGAGCAATGTCTCTGAACAGCCCTCGAGTAATCTGGCCACTTATGAGGGGGAATTCACCAACACAATCAGGAAGAGGATTACTCAAATTAAAGCAAAGGATTGAGGAAATACCTAAAGTAATAATTACAACGTGGTACGCCTGCCTGCTATGGAGAAACTAATCCTTTCTGTGGAGACATTTGATGGATCTTAATTGGAGTAATACTTCAGATTACTAAATGTTCAGACAGCTTACCTGTATGCTTTCTTGATGTCCTCAGCCGACGCTCCTTTCTCCAGCCCTAGCACCTTGTACACACTCTCCCCAGCTGTGGACATCTTCCTTTGGGGACGGGAGGGGTTCGGTTCAGCCATGGCTCACCtctgttataaaaaaaaaaaaggagaaaatataTAACAGCAAGTTAGAAATCGTTTAAAGATGGTGACATGCTATTAAATGTTGCTGAGGGCTTACGGATCAAATGTTGCAAGACTCAGCAGTCAAATTTAACAGCCAACCTGAAACACTTTGCTATAAACAACCCAGCCCTGTTGTTTACCAAAGGAGCAGCCTAGATTGTGTTAAGATGATGCATATGAAATCATGTTTAAGTCTAGAATTTATTCAGACGACTGAAAAATCTAAACAACTGTATCAGTTtctgcagtaaaaaaataatatcagGATGCAGCAAAGAATCCAGTAtactactgtactgtacatttaattttgaaatacaaaataaatatatataatttatttgttttccatttatTATACAGGaaagtttaaaagtaacattaagTTACAGTTAAGTGGGCCTGACTCAGTTTAAAAAACTGGTTTCCAGCAGGTTCCTGTTCTGCAGAACATGGAGTATAACCACAGTCATGTCACATCaagacataaacacatttacaggACATTAGCATGGGCTAGACAGAtacagacaaataaacacagacaatACAGATAGTGCAAACAATACTTATACTTGCACTCATTGatttttcatgtattgtttAAGTGTTGAGAAGGTGTACTTTGTATGTCCTTTTGAAATGTgtggtagatggtaaagttctAATGGGAATGTCATTCCAAATTTTGGTGTCTGTATAAAAGATGGATTTCCGACCATAGCTGTTTTTGTATGCAGATACTGGAACAAGTGCCCGGGAGATTGACCTAGTGAGGTGCACTTGTTTCATATTATGTGTCGGGAGAAGTGCAGcaagtgtttgtgatgtgctgtttcaaaactgaaaataatatcTAATAGTGTGGCTGTGTATGTAATCCTGAAAGGTCAAGGCGTTGGAGCGTGTGAGTGCAGAGCAATGGTGAGACAACTTTGGGAGGTTACTGTAGATCTTAAAAGCTGGATAATACAGTCGCGCTATTGGTTCACTAATCTCCTTAGTGGTAAGTGACCAGATTGGAAGACAGTAGGAAATTGTTGAAAACACAACTGCATGTAGGTACGTTTcggaaaaagaaggagagataTGAACTTATCCTATTATACACATTATCACAACACAAAGTAcaatcaatgtttttttcctccaaggttgagatgtttttgaaataatgataataataataataaaaataataatgataataataaaaataaaaataataatggtaataataataataacaacaataggAACATCCATAGGAACATCCATAATAAGAAGCACAGACTCAAAGAGGAGGACTACTTCCCATTTCTCCTCCTGTTAACAAAGACCAGGATTACAATGTTAAATCCCGTATAAACCAATTGTagcagagagaggggggtttCTAATGAGCCTACAGTACTGACTGAACAGCATATTGAGCAAGACTTTAATCAGCACAAGGCGTTCTCCTTCATAGTGTTGTTAAGTGCAGCTAATCCTGTTAGATGAGTTGAGTGTTCTACCAAAACTTTTAACTCATAGATAAAATCATCTCTCTTTTTAGCATACAGAGATAGAAAACTCTGCAACTGAAAGAATGAGCATCAGACAATGTCATTTCTCACACTCTTGATAAGCTTAAAGACAGAGCAGGTCCAATGTTTCTTCGTCTGAGACTGAGCAACAGAACTACCTTGATGCATAAAGTCACATGCACAATACAGTCATTTTTGTAGACCCCATTTTTGTGCTCAATCGTGATCTGCAAGCTAACAGGAAGAGTTTCAGTTTCCAAGGTGTTAAACTCGTTTATGTTTCCGTTTTGAAGCCATATTCCATAGTCTTCACTATAGCCTAACCGCACCTCCCCAGAAATGTAACTGCACATCACAGCAACACAGACCGCAACAACAGCGATTGCTCCCCTCggctcccctcccctcccctcattGCATTCTTCGACTTCTCTTCCAGTAGTAAGCAGTGGTGCTAACACAGACTGTGACCTGTAGTTTCCctagtaaacacaccaacctctttGGCTGTTGCAGTCAATCCTGACTAGccagctgctgcttttcttgggTTACACGCCTCCTGCAGAGCCACTCTTTGCTGTGTCTTTGGGCTAGAGAAAGCAGACTGCTGAATATCCAAAGGGTGGGCTGCCTCTCTACAAGCAGCTTGGTGGCAAATGCCGTCAGGTTGCCAAAGCCAGAGATGTATGGAGAGGCAGCCCTCCATGCGAACACTTAGCCAGTCAGCTCTGCCTGGCTCAGAGACACAGCTGCCAGCTGaaggtgtggtgtgtttaccagggaGACTACAGGTGGCATCCACTAACCACCACCCACTTGCAACGCAGACTAGCAGCGCACATGTATAAATACTCACAGTAGCAGGCCACTTGTGTAGGCTCTGTGTACATGCAAACATAAATCACCTGACCGCTATATTTAATAGGGGGACGTCTTTGGTTTAgagacacaaataaaatcatttatatttacatcCATAATCACTATTGTTTCATAACTGGAGGTACTGACAGTGTAATGttcaaaagctcggatttaatGCTTCGTAATTACAATATACAGAGGGATTTCTATTGAACTGTGgctacagtacacacacacacacacacacacacacacacacaacacacacagaaccacacacatacacagactcTTACTCAGCCACACAAATAATGCTGTGCGGGTCGTTGACTAAAGAAGATTACATTTTGCTGATCTCACAGATTACCCGTCCGAGTCCATGTCAGAGAGAGCCAGTGTCCTGGTCAGACTCTGGCCAGACAGCCCAACACGCCCAACAAACTCCACTAAATAGTGTCCACTGATCTTTATTGAAATGTCTCACACAGGACGGGatggagaaaacagagagaaggaatCATGTTGTCTAGCTGCTTTAAACAAGGCCAAAACTGCTACAGCCTCTATTAGACTTAGAGTACAGGTAATGCAGGGAATCCTTGaaagtaaagaaataaataatatcAGGCATGCTGTTGGGCATATGGGTAGGCAATTTGCTGTGGATTTATTTACTTTAGATATTACAAAGTGAGCAGATTTGCACAGGATTAAAAACTCAGATGACCTTTTGCAgttattacaaaacacacagtgaccCCAGCtaatgctgcagctctgtgaacACAGGGCTTTTGTTGTTTAACAACAGTCGTCGGCTTTCTTTGTCAAACTCAGATTTTCATATTATTAAAAGGAAAATTCTGGTATGTTAAAGCCTGGGCCCTATATTCACATGTTCGGGTGTGTAAATGATCCATACTTATCAAAAGTTTGGGAATCGGTCCAGTACATTGGCCAATAAGATCcttttttgtaaccagaaaaCTCTAAAAATCTCCCAGGGTGAGATGTACAGTAGCTGCCTCTT
It contains:
- the dnajc5ga gene encoding dnaJ (Hsp40) homolog, subfamily C, member 5 gamma a isoform X2 — its product is MAEPNPSRPQRKMSTAGESVYKVLGLEKGASAEDIKKAYRKLALKYHPDKNPDNPEAAEKFKEINNANSILNDETKRKIYDEYGSMGLYVSEQFGEESVKYYFLMSKWWFKGLVLCCTLFTCCCCCCCCCFCCGKCKPPDDDEHYQYVDPEDLEAQIKAEQDGAFRAPNMTQPKSTAASKTEINQPKATSRPRPTPQP
- the dnajc5ga gene encoding dnaJ (Hsp40) homolog, subfamily C, member 5 gamma a isoform X3, producing the protein MAEPNPSRPQRKMSTAGESVYKVLGLEKGASAEDIKKAYRKLALKYHPDKNPDNPEAAEKFKEINNANSILNDETKRKIYDEYGSMGLYVSEQFGEESVKYYFLMSKWWFKGLVLCCTLFTCCCCCCCCCFCCGKCKPPDDDEHYQYVDPEDLEAQIKAEQDGGK
- the dnajc5ga gene encoding dnaJ (Hsp40) homolog, subfamily C, member 5 gamma a isoform X1, coding for MAEPNPSRPQRKMSTAGESVYKVLGLEKGASAEDIKKAYRKLALKYHPDKNPDNPEAAEKFKEINNANSILNDETKRKIYDEYGSMGLYVSEQFGEESVKYYFLMSKWWFKGLVLCCTLFTCCCCCCCCCFCCGKCKPPDDDEHYQYVDPEDLEAQIKAEQDGGFTVIIGQPTSNVGPESPEGQSQPIPLPMPMPMPPAEPQSPTSPAGEENPGETLPESK